The Bacillota bacterium genomic sequence AGGTTCCGGCAAATCAACTTTTTTGAGCATCTTGGGCGGCATCGAGCGGCCTACAGCGGGTCAATATTACCTTGACGACCACGATGTATGCGCTTTAGATGAAGATGAAATTGCACACTTGCGCAACTATCGGCTTGGTTTTGTCTTTCAAACCTTTAATCTCCTTCCACGCTATGACGTTATACGTAACACCGAGTTACCTCTGTTATATGCGAATGTTGGGCGTAAAGAGCGCCGGGCGCGGGCGGAAGCCCTGCTTACGCGGGTGGGGCTGACGCACCGCCTGCAACACAAACCACCTGCCCTTTCCGGCGGGGAGCAGCAGCGGGTCGCGATTGCGCGCGCTCTTGTTAATGATCCCGCCGTAATCCTGGCCGATGAGCCCACCGGTAACCTGGATACCCGTTCAAGTCACGAGATCATGAAGATTTTCAGAGAATTACACGAAGAAGGAAGGACCATTGTTCTGGTTACCCACGAACCGGACATTGCCTGCTACGCCGGTCGCATTTTGCGCTTCCTGGACGGAGCGGTAGTTGGGGAGGATGGTAAAGCGTGAAGTTTATCGACCTCGCTCTCCTGGTCTGTGAAAGCCTTACCGTTCAACGCCTGCGGGCAGTACTTACGATCTTGGGAATCACCATTGGAATCGCAGCGGTTATCGCTGTTGTTGCTATTGGGCAAGGTGGTAAGACCGCTATCCTTTCCGAAATCGAAAAACTTGGGAGTAGTTGTTATTTTGAAATCAGCGTGGACTACGCCCGCGGGGAAGCGCCTACGAGTGACACCTTTAACCTTCAAGATGCCCTCTTGATCCAGGCCCTTTCTCCTGCTGTAGAAAAGATAGCTCCGGTCAGTTCAGGCGCGATGATTGACATTCGCAAGCCTCACGCCGGGGGAAAACCTATTTTATCCCAACTTATCGGAACAACACATGATTTCAGCGCAGCTCAAAATCTTACCTTGCAGGCAGGACGCTTTTTGTCTCCCGCCGACATTTCGGCCCATGCCCGCGTCGTGGTGCTGGATGCGGCTCTGGCAGATGAAATTTTTCCCCGCTCCGATCCCCTGGGAAAGGTAGTTTTTATTAAAGATATCCCGGCCCTGGTGGTCGGTATCGTGAAGATGCCTGAGTCATCACTGTTAGGGATGATGAAACTGAGGTACGCCTATGTACCCCTGACATTCGCGCACGATATTTTGAATTCCCGCGTCATCCACCAGCTTTCCGGCGTGGCGGTTTCTAAAGAGGCTGTTCCTCAAGCCATCGAGGACAGCTTAACAATTCTCAAGAAAAGGCATCCCCGAACAGATATCAACTACCGTGGCACCTCAATGGAAGAAAGTCTCGCGATGGTGGAAAAGGTTACCTCAGTGATGACCCTGATCATTGGAGCGGTTGCAGCAATTGCCCTCGTGGTAGGAGGCGTAGGGGTAATGAATATCATGCTGGTTGCGGTAACCGAACGAACGCGGGAAATCGGGATCTTAATGGCACTTGGCGCCCGCCGCCGCGACATCCTCCAGCAGTTTCTCTTTGAAGCGGTTATCCTCTGTCTGATAGGGGGTGCCTGCGGCATCCTTCTCGGCGCGGGCGGTGCCCTGGTAATCGCTTATTTTGCCCACTGGCCGCCGCTTATTTCCTTCTGGACGGTGCTGATGGCTTTCGCTTTTTCTGCTCTGATAGGACTCTTTTTCGGCCTTTACCCTGCCAGCCGGGCCGCTTCCCTAAGTCCTGCCGAGGCGCTGCGGCATCTCTAAAATTAAGTAAAATAATTTGCAAAATCAATGTGCTTATACCAGGGAAATCCGAAGAAACAGTTGAGTGATTTATGTTCACGTGAAAAGAAAAAGGGGTCTGAAATGAATTTTGCAAAGAGTTGCATTTTTCTAGGCGCTGACGTATAATAGACGTATAATAAATGAAAATCAAATTTGCAATGTCCATGAAGGAGAAAAGTAAGCCGAACCCAGCCCGTCAGGGAGGGAGCGCCGTCGACTGTGAGCGCTGCCGGGAGATGGACGGCCGAAGTTCGCTCCGGAGATGCCGGCTGAAACCGCCAGTGGCGGCAAGTAGGCTATGGCCGTAGGCTCCCGGCGTTACACGGGAAGGGTATCGGAACCAGGTTCCCGTATCCGGTGATGAGTGAGTCCGGAATTCTAGTCCGGATTAATGAGGGTGGTAACACGGCAGGCAAACGCCTCTCGTCCCTATCGGGCGAGAGGTTTTTTATCAGATGCCACCACAGCACTGTAGAAGGAACTGGGATTCCCGTACCTTGAACGAGGTGGGCCGTTGTCCGGCCAACCAGGGTGGTACCGCGGAAGCTCGCTGCTTTTCGTCCCTGCAGGGGAGAGCAGCGGGCTTTTTTGTTTAATTGTTGATTTTGATCAAGGAGGGAGCGAGCGATGGTTGTGGTGATGAAGCTTTCGGCGGGAGAATCGGAGGTGGCGGCGGTCCGTGAGCGCCTCGAGCAGTCCGGGTTTCAGGTGCATTTCATCCACGGGGTGAAGCGCCTGGTGATGGGTGCTGTAGGAGAGGGCAGGGTGACACCCGGGGCCCTGGGCCTGGAGGCTCTGCCGGGGGTAGAAAGGGTGGTACCGATCATGAAGCCGTACAAGCTGGTCAGCCTGGAGGCCCGGGAAGAGGGGAGCCAGGTGCAGGTCAAGAACGCTCTCTTCGGCGGGCGCAAACTGGTGGTAATCGCCGGGCCCTGCGCCGTGGAGAGCCGGGAGCAGTTACTGGAGGCGGCATCCCAGGTGAACAGGGCCGGGGCCGGACTGCTGCGGGGCGGCGCCTTCAAGCCCCGTACTTCGCCGTATAGCTTCCAGGGCTTGCAGAACGAGGGTCTGAGACTGCTGGCTGAGGTCTCGGCAGAGACCGGGCTGCCCACGGTGACAGAGGTGATCGACGAGCCCAGCCTCGATCTGGCCCTGGAGTATGTAGACATGGTACAGATCGGGGCCAGGAACATGCAGAACTTCAGCCTGCTGCGGATGGTGGGGCGCTCCAGGAAGCCGGTGATCCTGAAGCGCGGTCTCTCCGCCACTATTGACGAGTGGCTGATGGCGGCGGAGTACATTGTCTCCGAGGGCAACGACCAGGTGGTGCTCTGTGAGCGCGGCATTCGCACCTTCGAGAACGCTACCCGCAACACCCTGGACCTCAGCGCCGTCCCCCTGGTGAAGAGCCTGTGCCACCTGCCAGTGATCGTCGATCCCAGCCACGCCACCGGGGCGCGGCGGCTGGTGGCGCCCATGGCCCGGGCGGCGGTGGCCGCCGGGGCGGACGGCCTGCTGATCGAGGTGCATCCGGACCCTGCCAGGGCGTTGAGCGACGGTCCCCAGTCCCTGAGTCCCACCGAGTTTTCCGTGTTGATGAGAGAGGTCCGGGCGGTGGCGGCGGCGGTCGGGCGCCAGGCTTGAGGAGGTGAGACGGTTGGGAAAGTCATACCGGATCGGCTATCTGGGGCCCCGGGGCACCTTTTCGGAGCAGGCGGCGCGCCTTTTCCTGGAGGGCCGGGATGGTGAGAGCACAGCCTGCGATTCCCTGGAGCAGGTACTGGACCGGGTGGTCTCGGGCGAACTGGATGAGGGAATAGTGCCGGTGGAGAACTCCACCGAGGGGGCGGTGGGCGTCACCCTCGACCTGCTGGCCCTGCACTATACCCTTGCGGTACGCGGCGAGCTGGTGCTGCCGGTGTCCCACTGCCTGATGGCCAAAGCCGGGGTGGAACTGGCCCAGGTGGAGCGGGTCCTGTCTCATCCCCAGGCACTGGCCCAGTGCCGCGGCTTCTTGCAGCAACAGCTCTCCCGGGCGCTGCCTGTCGAGTGCCCCAGCACTGTGGCCGCCGCCGAGCAAGTAGCCGGACAAAGTCGCCCCTGGGCAGCCCTGGCCCCCGCGGCGGCTGCTGTGGAGTACGGGCTGGCGGTATTGGTCCCCGAGGCCAACGACTACCCGGGCAGCGCCACCCGCTTCTGGGCCGTCGGCCGGGAGCCGCTCTCCAGCCCCGGAGCTGGCGCCAAGACCTCCATCGTGTTCAGCATCAAGGACCGGCCCGGGGCGCTGTATCACATCCTCGGAGAGTTTGCCCGGCGCGGCCTTAACCTGACCCGCATCGAATCGCGGCCGGCCAAGAAAAGGCTGGGCGATTACCTGTTCTTCATCGATTTCATCGGGTCCACCCATATACCTCAAGTGCAGGAGGCCCTGGCAGGAGTCGGCTTTCGGACGCTGTTCCTCAAGGTGCTGGGGTCATACCCCTGTTTAACCCCGGACCTCACGGAGGCGCCGTGATCATATTATCACGGGGATCGAGATCCATCCCGGGGCGACCATTGGGGATGGCCGCCAGGGAAAGGAAATATATTTTGTGCACAATGAGAAGGGAGTATGGAAACGAATGGAGAACTATACAAGACCAGTGCCACGGACACAGCAGTCCAACACTGCATGCAATGGCTCTCCAGGATGGATGAAGGCTTTTAGGTATAACCAACACTAAGATTAGGAGGAGGCGGAAAGATGGCTAAGGTATGCGTGCATTTGGCGACGGGATTTGAAGAATTAGAGGCAGTTACTGTCTGTGATGTTTTGAGAAGAGCGGATATTGAGGTACTTATGGTTTCCATGACAAAAGAAATGAACGTTACCGGCGCCCACG encodes the following:
- a CDS encoding ABC transporter permease; the encoded protein is MKFIDLALLVCESLTVQRLRAVLTILGITIGIAAVIAVVAIGQGGKTAILSEIEKLGSSCYFEISVDYARGEAPTSDTFNLQDALLIQALSPAVEKIAPVSSGAMIDIRKPHAGGKPILSQLIGTTHDFSAAQNLTLQAGRFLSPADISAHARVVVLDAALADEIFPRSDPLGKVVFIKDIPALVVGIVKMPESSLLGMMKLRYAYVPLTFAHDILNSRVIHQLSGVAVSKEAVPQAIEDSLTILKKRHPRTDINYRGTSMEESLAMVEKVTSVMTLIIGAVAAIALVVGGVGVMNIMLVAVTERTREIGILMALGARRRDILQQFLFEAVILCLIGGACGILLGAGGALVIAYFAHWPPLISFWTVLMAFAFSALIGLFFGLYPASRAASLSPAEALRHL
- the aroF gene encoding 3-deoxy-7-phosphoheptulonate synthase, yielding MVVVMKLSAGESEVAAVRERLEQSGFQVHFIHGVKRLVMGAVGEGRVTPGALGLEALPGVERVVPIMKPYKLVSLEAREEGSQVQVKNALFGGRKLVVIAGPCAVESREQLLEAASQVNRAGAGLLRGGAFKPRTSPYSFQGLQNEGLRLLAEVSAETGLPTVTEVIDEPSLDLALEYVDMVQIGARNMQNFSLLRMVGRSRKPVILKRGLSATIDEWLMAAEYIVSEGNDQVVLCERGIRTFENATRNTLDLSAVPLVKSLCHLPVIVDPSHATGARRLVAPMARAAVAAGADGLLIEVHPDPARALSDGPQSLSPTEFSVLMREVRAVAAAVGRQA
- a CDS encoding ABC transporter ATP-binding protein; this encodes MIKVIGLTKVYGSGPAAVTALDNVTLEIGTGEFVAVMGPSGSGKSTFLSILGGIERPTAGQYYLDDHDVCALDEDEIAHLRNYRLGFVFQTFNLLPRYDVIRNTELPLLYANVGRKERRARAEALLTRVGLTHRLQHKPPALSGGEQQRVAIARALVNDPAVILADEPTGNLDTRSSHEIMKIFRELHEEGRTIVLVTHEPDIACYAGRILRFLDGAVVGEDGKA
- the pheA gene encoding prephenate dehydratase, whose amino-acid sequence is MGKSYRIGYLGPRGTFSEQAARLFLEGRDGESTACDSLEQVLDRVVSGELDEGIVPVENSTEGAVGVTLDLLALHYTLAVRGELVLPVSHCLMAKAGVELAQVERVLSHPQALAQCRGFLQQQLSRALPVECPSTVAAAEQVAGQSRPWAALAPAAAAVEYGLAVLVPEANDYPGSATRFWAVGREPLSSPGAGAKTSIVFSIKDRPGALYHILGEFARRGLNLTRIESRPAKKRLGDYLFFIDFIGSTHIPQVQEALAGVGFRTLFLKVLGSYPCLTPDLTEAP